One window of Campylobacter concisus genomic DNA carries:
- a CDS encoding ribonuclease HII — protein sequence MAKICGIDEAGRGALAGPLSVAACVLNKEISGLNDSKKLTAKKREELFKEIIKSSNFLIIYFSNMQIDELGLSECLRRALKLFKAHFEDFEIIYDGNLDYGVGITTMIKADSKVAGVSAASILAKVSRDSLMKGWDKIYPKYGFAGHKGYGTKAHLDAITKFGYSSLHRKSFVVKSFEKSLFED from the coding sequence ATGGCAAAAATTTGTGGCATAGATGAGGCTGGACGTGGGGCTTTAGCTGGGCCTTTAAGCGTAGCAGCCTGCGTACTTAATAAAGAAATTTCAGGTCTAAACGACTCCAAAAAACTAACCGCAAAAAAGCGTGAGGAACTTTTTAAAGAGATTATAAAAAGCTCAAATTTTCTCATCATTTACTTCTCAAATATGCAAATAGACGAACTTGGGCTAAGTGAGTGCTTAAGACGAGCGCTCAAACTTTTTAAGGCGCATTTTGAGGACTTTGAGATCATTTATGATGGAAATTTAGACTATGGTGTAGGTATCACAACGATGATAAAAGCTGACAGCAAAGTCGCTGGGGTAAGCGCTGCTAGCATATTAGCAAAGGTTAGCCGCGATAGTTTAATGAAAGGCTGGGATAAAATTTACCCAAAGTATGGCTTTGCTGGACACAAAGGATACGGCACAAAGGCGCATCTAGATGCCATTACTAAGTTTGGCTATTCAAGCCTTCATAGAAAAAGCTTTGTAGTAAAATCTTTTGAAAAATCTCTATTTGAAGATTAA
- a CDS encoding S-adenosylmethionine tRNA ribosyltransferase, with protein MRAFIGIFILIVSLFGYEINHENWAKFYKFIGEANGIKFEVYMNYFKDEFENFKQSKSFKVPAKISGHIFFDGTKYDYEKGSFEQNSSEISSLNAVSDKINLDVKNENGELKGKIIVKNKAYNATIKKEKEYEMLNIGIQMTEANGTRYEAIINDIFAKESAKKNKNKLLSTLYDLKSERKKWPNNQFESLDNIYYINDKIKSICTYKNNKTSCDVVLLKTNKKLKLKQIFKDMNDPHLKAILATAGVSENFVLSPLGLTFLNEEQISVPLDELRPYFSDEIGL; from the coding sequence ATGAGAGCATTTATTGGGATTTTTATACTTATAGTAAGCCTATTTGGCTATGAGATAAATCACGAAAACTGGGCAAAATTTTATAAATTTATTGGCGAGGCAAATGGTATAAAATTTGAAGTTTATATGAACTATTTTAAAGATGAATTTGAAAATTTTAAGCAAAGCAAGAGCTTTAAAGTGCCAGCCAAGATAAGCGGACATATCTTTTTTGATGGTACAAAATATGACTACGAAAAAGGCTCTTTTGAGCAAAATAGCAGTGAAATTTCATCGCTAAATGCTGTATCTGATAAGATAAATTTAGACGTTAAAAATGAAAATGGCGAGCTAAAGGGCAAAATAATCGTTAAAAACAAAGCCTATAATGCGACTATCAAAAAAGAAAAAGAGTATGAAATGCTAAATATTGGCATCCAAATGACCGAAGCAAATGGCACGAGATACGAAGCTATAATTAACGACATATTTGCCAAAGAATCGGCTAAAAAAAATAAAAATAAATTACTCTCGACACTTTATGACCTAAAAAGCGAGCGTAAAAAATGGCCAAATAACCAATTTGAAAGCCTAGATAACATCTACTATATAAATGACAAAATAAAAAGCATCTGCACCTATAAAAATAACAAAACTAGCTGCGATGTCGTCTTGCTTAAAACCAACAAAAAGCTAAAGTTAAAGCAGATTTTTAAAGATATGAACGACCCTCACCTAAAAGCAATCCTCGCAACAGCAGGTGTTAGCGAAAATTTTGTACTTTCGCCACTTGGGCTTACCTTTTTAAATGAGGAGCAAATTAGCGTGCCGCTTGATGAGCTAAGACCTTACTTTAGCGATGAAATCGGACTTTAA
- a CDS encoding ATP-binding protein produces the protein MNQLELYYNQPLKSSKFIPRKYEIISPKTLIIGAISSGKTALVYEFLSHYKSEERLYVNLDDLRIDRTLLLANLKEFLEKNTQIKVLAVENLQATDLTNLGFLKGATLENIILTSKEFSLTIDGFARINLNYLDYEEFILFFKKNLDQDLLFSYFLAHGNEIASAFLDSSEVTAHLQQLLKANLSEQSIAILKECAPKCHDVLSTFGIYKNLKEQMKISKDSVYNAVTSLNENGFIELVPNLDESSTSKKLYFTNFALRNALYLKKDFLAVFANVVFCELLKFKDEIYYTKEIDFFLNKRKIAIICVPFSAPEIIFLKFKKLHASLKELSVSKLQIISVANQAELSFEGIKCEILPFSRWSLGL, from the coding sequence ATGAACCAATTAGAGCTTTATTACAATCAGCCGCTTAAATCAAGTAAATTTATCCCCAGAAAATACGAAATCATCTCGCCAAAAACGCTTATAATAGGCGCCATTTCAAGTGGCAAAACAGCCCTTGTTTATGAGTTTTTGAGCCATTATAAAAGCGAAGAGAGACTTTATGTAAATTTAGACGATCTAAGGATAGATAGAACCTTGCTTTTAGCAAATTTGAAAGAATTTTTAGAAAAAAATACCCAGATAAAGGTTCTTGCAGTTGAAAATTTACAAGCTACTGACCTTACAAATTTAGGCTTTTTAAAGGGCGCAACACTTGAAAATATCATACTTACAAGCAAGGAATTTTCACTCACGATTGACGGCTTTGCTCGTATAAATTTAAACTATCTCGACTACGAGGAATTTATACTATTTTTTAAGAAAAATTTGGATCAAGACCTGCTTTTTAGCTACTTTTTGGCTCACGGCAACGAGATAGCAAGTGCTTTTTTGGACTCGAGTGAGGTCACAGCGCACTTGCAGCAGCTCTTAAAAGCAAATTTAAGCGAGCAAAGCATTGCGATTTTAAAAGAATGTGCTCCAAAATGCCACGATGTGCTTAGTACTTTTGGTATCTACAAAAACCTAAAAGAGCAGATGAAAATCTCAAAAGATAGTGTCTATAACGCGGTAACCAGCCTTAATGAAAATGGCTTTATAGAATTAGTACCAAATTTAGATGAGAGCAGCACGAGCAAAAAGCTCTACTTTACAAATTTTGCACTTCGTAATGCTTTGTATCTAAAAAAGGACTTTTTGGCTGTCTTTGCAAATGTAGTTTTTTGCGAATTGCTTAAATTTAAAGATGAAATTTACTATACAAAAGAGATTGATTTCTTCCTTAATAAAAGGAAGATCGCGATCATCTGTGTGCCGTTTTCTGCACCAGAGATCATCTTTTTGAAATTTAAAAAACTCCACGCAAGCTTAAAAGAACTGAGTGTAAGTAAGCTTCAGATAATCAGCGTCGCAAACCAAGCTGAGCTTAGCTTTGAGGGCATAAAATGCGAAATTTTGCCCTTTTCTAGGTGGAGTCTAGGTTTATAA
- a CDS encoding Eco57I restriction-modification methylase domain-containing protein: MPIFNSKFLLTQEQDEEKLKKRYINLQIYQAKASDIKSFKEEKFQTQFLKDIFENCLGYTLDTTNPTNFNLEREKKNETDGKKADGVILINGEVRCVIELKDQTTQHLDKTPSNRELSPVDQAFRYFISHENAKYVVVSNFNELRFYIGNKTTFEKFDLFTASFEEFKKLHLLLSFEGISTDLPLKLKEKFATHEREISNKFYKDFSAFRLALFKNICKNNASIDKNRLLSLTQKLCDRFVFILFAEDRGLLRLRTIAEIKDKFQNQVTELSFYDFYKIYFKAIDEGSERLDIKRYNGGLFATDTELDTLKIDDSVLEAQFLSDYDFLSDIGVNILGHIFESSLNDLEELNAQINGNEFDAKQSKRKKDGIFYTPEFITEFIVENSLGALCKAQKDELGLDLNELLAPKNPKKLTKAESEIKDKIYAYREWLLSLKILDPACGSGAFLNQALEFLISEHGALDTYRKVYEGEGLGLYDIESTILENNLYGVDINADAAEIARLSLWLRTAAKGRVLTDLSKNLVAANSLLEFPFDFKFDVVISNPPYVRQEAIKEQKPALQEYKVYSGTADLFVYFYELGITHLKENGLLGFICSNKFFRASYGENLRKFILENTQITHIIDFTGVKVFEDASVDSAVTIFRKIRAGENSKFNFLASSTINLKTQKFIQIPQSTLNETNFTFLDSSKFELKSKIEKVAKPLKDWGVNINYGVKTGLNEAFIIDDSTRDKILNNCFGEEREQTQKLIRPILRGRDIKRYDYEWAGLWLICTFPALKIDIENFPSLKEYLQNFLPYIAQSGETINGKKCRKKTSNKWFETQDNIAYYEEFEKEKILCARMVQSPKFAYDANNNIPDNTAYCITGENLKFLLAFLNSTAVYKIFNFFYAGGGLEGEIKINRLEILPIPQITPQNENLANEIINLVDEILKANEKIKLYEKHMPTLSLDEKLKAKENIDTLNDKIKASDEKIDKLVFELYELTSDEIALITRGGELTV, from the coding sequence ATGCCGATCTTTAATTCAAAATTCTTATTAACTCAAGAACAAGACGAAGAAAAGCTTAAAAAGCGTTATATAAATTTGCAAATATATCAGGCAAAAGCTAGCGACATTAAGAGCTTCAAAGAAGAGAAATTTCAAACGCAGTTTCTAAAAGATATCTTTGAAAACTGCCTTGGCTACACTTTGGACACTACTAATCCTACAAATTTCAATCTTGAACGTGAGAAAAAGAACGAAACTGATGGCAAAAAAGCGGATGGGGTGATACTTATAAATGGCGAAGTTAGATGCGTGATCGAGCTAAAAGATCAGACCACACAGCATCTTGATAAAACTCCGTCCAACCGCGAGCTTAGCCCAGTAGATCAAGCTTTTCGCTATTTTATCTCACATGAAAATGCCAAATATGTCGTTGTTTCAAATTTTAACGAACTGCGCTTTTACATCGGCAATAAAACAACATTTGAAAAATTTGACCTTTTTACAGCAAGCTTTGAGGAGTTTAAGAAGCTTCATTTACTGCTTAGCTTTGAGGGCATTAGCACGGATCTGCCGTTAAAGCTAAAAGAGAAATTTGCCACTCACGAGCGCGAAATTTCAAATAAATTTTATAAAGACTTTAGCGCATTTAGACTTGCTCTTTTCAAAAATATTTGCAAAAACAATGCTAGTATTGATAAAAATAGGCTTTTAAGCCTGACCCAAAAACTATGTGATAGGTTTGTCTTTATACTATTTGCCGAAGACCGCGGACTACTAAGACTTCGCACGATAGCCGAGATAAAAGATAAATTTCAAAACCAAGTTACTGAGCTTAGTTTTTATGACTTTTACAAAATTTACTTTAAAGCCATCGATGAAGGCAGTGAACGTCTTGATATCAAACGCTACAATGGCGGACTTTTTGCCACAGATACTGAGCTTGATACACTAAAGATAGACGATAGCGTGCTTGAAGCGCAGTTTTTAAGTGACTATGACTTTTTAAGCGACATCGGCGTAAATATCCTAGGACATATCTTTGAAAGCTCACTAAACGACCTTGAAGAGCTAAATGCGCAAATAAATGGTAATGAATTTGATGCCAAACAGAGCAAACGTAAAAAAGATGGCATATTTTATACGCCAGAGTTTATAACAGAATTTATAGTTGAAAATTCGCTTGGTGCGCTTTGTAAAGCCCAAAAAGATGAGCTAGGGCTTGATCTAAATGAGCTATTAGCACCAAAAAATCCCAAAAAATTAACCAAAGCAGAAAGTGAGATCAAAGATAAAATTTACGCTTACCGCGAGTGGCTCTTGTCTCTTAAGATACTTGATCCAGCTTGTGGCTCTGGTGCGTTTTTAAACCAAGCTTTAGAATTTCTCATTAGCGAACATGGCGCATTAGACACTTACCGCAAAGTATATGAGGGCGAGGGCTTGGGACTTTACGATATAGAAAGCACTATTTTAGAAAACAATCTTTACGGCGTAGATATAAATGCCGATGCGGCCGAGATCGCTAGGCTATCTCTTTGGCTCCGCACAGCTGCAAAGGGGCGAGTTTTGACAGATCTTAGTAAAAATTTAGTAGCAGCAAACTCGCTTTTAGAATTTCCTTTTGACTTTAAATTTGATGTCGTTATCAGCAATCCTCCCTATGTCAGACAAGAGGCGATAAAAGAGCAAAAGCCTGCCTTACAAGAATATAAAGTTTATAGTGGCACGGCTGATTTGTTTGTCTATTTTTATGAGCTTGGCATTACACATCTAAAAGAAAATGGGCTTTTAGGTTTTATATGTTCAAATAAATTTTTCCGTGCCAGCTATGGTGAAAATTTACGTAAATTTATACTAGAAAATACGCAAATAACACACATTATTGATTTTACTGGGGTTAAAGTTTTTGAAGATGCGAGCGTAGATAGTGCGGTTACTATTTTTAGAAAAATAAGAGCTGGTGAAAATTCAAAATTTAATTTCCTAGCCTCAAGCACCATAAATTTAAAAACGCAAAAATTTATCCAAATACCACAATCCACGCTAAACGAAACAAATTTCACTTTCCTAGATAGCAGCAAATTTGAACTAAAAAGCAAGATCGAAAAAGTCGCAAAGCCATTAAAAGATTGGGGTGTGAATATCAATTATGGTGTCAAAACTGGACTAAACGAAGCATTTATCATCGACGATAGCACTCGTGATAAAATTTTAAATAACTGCTTTGGAGAAGAAAGAGAACAGACACAAAAGCTCATTAGGCCGATCTTAAGGGGTCGAGATATAAAGCGTTATGACTATGAGTGGGCTGGGCTATGGCTCATTTGCACATTTCCGGCATTAAAGATAGATATTGAAAATTTTCCAAGTCTTAAGGAATATTTACAAAATTTCTTGCCTTATATAGCACAAAGTGGCGAAACTATAAATGGTAAAAAATGCCGTAAAAAAACATCAAATAAATGGTTTGAGACGCAAGACAACATCGCTTATTATGAGGAATTTGAAAAAGAGAAAATTTTATGCGCCAGAATGGTGCAAAGCCCAAAATTTGCTTACGATGCAAATAATAATATTCCAGACAATACTGCATATTGCATAACTGGCGAAAATCTAAAATTTTTATTAGCCTTTTTAAATTCAACAGCTGTTTATAAAATTTTCAACTTTTTCTATGCTGGAGGCGGACTTGAAGGCGAAATAAAAATAAATCGCTTAGAGATTTTACCTATCCCACAAATCACGCCACAAAATGAAAATTTAGCAAACGAGATAATAAATTTGGTCGATGAAATTTTAAAAGCTAATGAAAAAATCAAGCTTTATGAGAAGCACATGCCTACTTTAAGCCTTGATGAAAAGCTAAAAGCCAAAGAAAATATCGACACGCTAAACGACAAAATCAAGGCAAGTGACGAAAAAATAGACAAACTTGTTTTTGAGCTTTATGAACTAACAAGCGATGAGATCGCGCTTATAACAAGGGGGGGGGAATTGACGGTATAG
- the rpsJ gene encoding 30S ribosomal protein S10, protein MERIRLKLKAYDHRVLDRTVAAIVEAVKRTGADVRGPVPMPTKIKRYTVLKSPHINKDSREQFEMRIHARMLDIVAATPETVDSLTKLDLAPEVNVEVRAMK, encoded by the coding sequence ATGGAAAGAATCAGGTTAAAGCTAAAAGCTTACGACCATAGAGTTCTAGACCGCACTGTTGCAGCAATCGTAGAAGCTGTCAAACGAACAGGTGCCGACGTTCGTGGCCCGGTACCAATGCCTACAAAGATCAAACGCTATACAGTCTTAAAATCTCCACACATCAACAAAGACTCACGTGAGCAGTTTGAGATGAGAATACACGCTCGTATGCTTGACATCGTAGCTGCTACTCCAGAAACTGTAGATAGCCTAACAAAACTCGACCTGGCTCCAGAAGTTAATGTCGAAGTTCGTGCGATGAAATAA
- the rplC gene encoding 50S ribosomal protein L3 has product MEYIVEKIGMSRTIATKSTPVTLLKLVEAKVCEIDENKRAIVAYAHTKANNKAIAGQQKKYNLTAEFNKFATLEVANSEVGNLDFTPLNEAKILKVSFNSKGRGYQGVVKRHGFGGGPKSHGSRFHRRHGSIGNCEWPGRVQPGMKMAGHMGNEKVTVKNELISFDAQNSIVVVKGCVPGHNGAMGKIRIVK; this is encoded by the coding sequence ATGGAATATATTGTAGAAAAAATAGGCATGAGTAGAACGATTGCCACGAAGAGTACGCCAGTTACACTACTTAAGCTAGTTGAGGCTAAAGTATGTGAGATCGACGAAAACAAACGTGCTATCGTAGCGTATGCCCACACTAAAGCGAACAACAAAGCTATCGCTGGTCAGCAAAAAAAATACAATCTGACAGCAGAATTTAACAAATTTGCTACGCTTGAAGTAGCTAATAGCGAAGTTGGAAACCTAGACTTTACACCATTAAACGAGGCTAAAATTTTAAAAGTTAGCTTTAACTCAAAAGGTAGAGGCTACCAAGGCGTGGTAAAAAGACATGGTTTTGGTGGTGGTCCAAAAAGCCATGGCTCACGTTTCCACAGACGCCACGGTTCAATTGGTAACTGCGAATGGCCAGGTCGTGTTCAACCAGGTATGAAAATGGCAGGACACATGGGCAATGAGAAAGTTACTGTTAAAAACGAGCTAATAAGCTTTGACGCTCAAAATAGCATCGTAGTTGTAAAAGGTTGCGTTCCTGGTCACAATGGTGCAATGGGTAAAATAAGGATTGTAAAATGA
- the rplD gene encoding 50S ribosomal protein L4, which yields MSKIHVLNDKFENSGELELPASYAEVNPHNLYLYVKSYLAGIRANSAHTKSRAFVSGGGKKPWRQKGRGGARAGSTRTNVWVGGAVAFGPTNEKNYFQKVNKKQKRLALEYALAVKAQDGKIFAVDSISIESGKTKDAANIIKNLKVKDALIVKDLLDDKTLLAFRNLANCYVVDANEVNAYLVSTFSSVIIEKAALKTITKEG from the coding sequence ATGAGTAAAATTCACGTATTAAACGATAAATTTGAAAATTCAGGCGAGCTAGAGCTTCCTGCAAGCTACGCTGAAGTAAATCCGCACAACCTATATCTTTATGTAAAATCTTACCTTGCTGGTATAAGAGCAAATTCGGCTCATACTAAAAGCCGTGCTTTTGTAAGCGGCGGTGGTAAAAAACCATGGAGACAAAAAGGACGTGGTGGTGCAAGAGCGGGTTCAACTAGAACTAACGTTTGGGTAGGCGGTGCAGTTGCATTTGGTCCAACAAACGAGAAAAACTATTTTCAAAAAGTCAATAAAAAACAAAAAAGACTAGCTCTTGAGTACGCTTTGGCAGTAAAAGCACAAGATGGTAAAATTTTCGCAGTAGATAGCATCTCAATCGAGTCTGGAAAGACAAAAGATGCAGCTAATATCATCAAAAATTTAAAAGTAAAAGACGCGCTTATCGTTAAAGATTTACTAGACGATAAAACACTACTTGCTTTTAGAAATTTAGCAAACTGCTATGTAGTAGATGCAAATGAGGTAAATGCTTATCTTGTCTCTACATTTAGTTCGGTTATTATTGAAAAAGCTGCACTAAAAACTATAACAAAAGAGGGCTAA
- a CDS encoding 50S ribosomal protein L23 yields MADITDIKTIIYTEKTLGLQEQGVVVIQTSPRVTKNSLKAVLQEYFGVTPVRVNSLRISGKVKRFRGRAGQRDEIKKFYVKLPEGVSLENTEA; encoded by the coding sequence ATGGCGGATATAACTGATATCAAAACAATTATTTATACAGAAAAAACTCTAGGCCTTCAAGAACAAGGCGTTGTTGTTATCCAAACTTCACCAAGAGTTACAAAAAACAGCTTAAAAGCGGTTTTACAAGAGTATTTTGGAGTAACGCCTGTTCGCGTAAATTCACTTAGAATTAGCGGCAAGGTTAAGCGTTTTAGAGGAAGAGCAGGCCAACGTGACGAGATAAAGAAATTCTACGTTAAGTTACCTGAAGGCGTAAGCCTAGAAAATACGGAGGCGTAA
- the rplB gene encoding 50S ribosomal protein L2 — protein sequence MAIKSYKPYTPSRRYITGLSSEDITAKPSVRSLLVKLPASGGRNNNGRITSRHKEAGAKKLYRIIDFKRRKFGIEGKVEAIEYDPNRNCRIALIAYKDGEKRYIIRPNGLNVGDVIASIDEGSLDIKPGNAMKLRFIPVGTIVHNVELKPGKGAQIARSAGGYAQLMGKEEKYVILRMPSGEMRQVLAECMASIGVVGNEDWANITIGKAGRNRHRGIRPQTRGSAMNPVDHPHGGGEGKKNSGRHPVTPWGKPTKGAKTRRKKASDKLIISRRKGK from the coding sequence ATGGCTATAAAATCATATAAACCATATACACCTAGTCGCAGATATATCACTGGACTAAGCTCTGAAGATATAACAGCTAAACCAAGCGTTAGAAGCTTGCTTGTTAAACTACCTGCATCTGGCGGTAGAAATAACAATGGCCGTATAACTTCAAGACATAAAGAGGCAGGTGCAAAAAAACTTTATCGTATCATCGACTTCAAACGTCGTAAATTTGGTATAGAAGGTAAAGTTGAAGCGATCGAATACGATCCAAATAGAAACTGCCGTATCGCTCTTATAGCTTATAAAGATGGCGAAAAGCGCTATATCATTAGACCAAATGGCCTAAATGTTGGCGATGTTATCGCATCTATCGATGAGGGCTCACTAGATATTAAGCCAGGTAACGCTATGAAACTAAGATTTATCCCAGTTGGTACTATCGTTCATAACGTAGAGCTAAAACCTGGCAAAGGCGCTCAGATAGCTCGTTCGGCTGGTGGTTATGCTCAGCTAATGGGTAAAGAAGAGAAGTATGTCATCTTAAGAATGCCAAGTGGCGAGATGAGACAAGTGCTAGCTGAGTGTATGGCAAGTATTGGTGTAGTTGGTAACGAAGACTGGGCTAACATCACTATCGGTAAGGCCGGACGTAATCGCCACCGCGGTATCCGCCCACAAACACGTGGTTCTGCTATGAACCCAGTCGATCACCCACACGGCGGTGGTGAAGGTAAGAAAAATTCAGGCCGTCACCCAGTTACTCCATGGGGTAAACCAACTAAAGGTGCTAAGACTCGCCGTAAAAAAGCTAGCGATAAGCTTATAATTTCAAGAAGGAAAGGAAAATAG
- the rpsS gene encoding 30S ribosomal protein S19, with protein sequence MARSLKKGPFVDDHVMKKVIAAKNANDNKPIKTWSRRSTIVPEMIGLTFNVHNGKSFIPVYVTENHIGYKLGEFAPTRTFKGHKGSVQKKIGK encoded by the coding sequence ATGGCAAGATCACTCAAAAAAGGTCCTTTCGTAGATGATCATGTAATGAAAAAAGTTATTGCCGCAAAAAATGCAAACGATAACAAACCAATCAAGACTTGGTCAAGACGTAGCACGATTGTACCTGAAATGATTGGACTAACATTTAACGTTCATAATGGCAAGAGCTTTATTCCTGTATATGTTACAGAAAATCATATAGGCTATAAACTTGGCGAATTTGCTCCAACACGCACATTTAAGGGTCACAAAGGCTCAGTGCAAAAGAAAATCGGCAAGTAA
- the rplV gene encoding 50S ribosomal protein L22: MSKAIIKFVRLSPTKARLIAREVQGMNAELALASLQFMPNRGAKFIANAISSAVANGGFEPEEVVVTSCRVDAGPVLKRFRPRARGTASKIRKPTSHVMVEVSKPEKKEA; the protein is encoded by the coding sequence ATGAGTAAAGCAATTATAAAATTCGTAAGACTTTCTCCTACAAAAGCAAGACTTATAGCAAGAGAAGTTCAAGGTATGAATGCCGAGCTAGCACTTGCAAGCTTGCAATTTATGCCAAATCGTGGTGCTAAATTTATAGCAAACGCTATTAGCTCAGCAGTAGCAAATGGCGGATTTGAGCCAGAAGAGGTTGTAGTAACTAGTTGCCGCGTTGACGCTGGTCCTGTATTAAAGAGATTTAGACCAAGAGCAAGAGGAACAGCGAGCAAAATTCGCAAACCTACTTCTCATGTAATGGTAGAAGTATCTAAACCTGAAAAGAAGGAAGCATAA
- the rpsC gene encoding 30S ribosomal protein S3: MGQKVNPIGLRLGINRNWESRWFPTKQSLPENIGEDYKIRAFLKKKLYYAGISQILIERTAKKLRVTVVAARPGIIIGKKGQDVENLKNEVSKLIGKEVNVNIKEERKAQASAQLAAENVAMQLEKRVAFRRAMKKVIQGAQKSGAKGIKISVAGRLGGAEMARTEWYLEGRVPLHTLRAKIDYGVAEAHTTYGNIGIKVWIFKGEVLQKGVQPEKTEEEAPKKTRRARRGK, from the coding sequence ATGGGACAAAAAGTAAATCCAATAGGTCTTAGACTAGGAATTAACCGCAACTGGGAATCTAGATGGTTTCCAACCAAACAAAGTCTTCCTGAAAATATCGGTGAAGATTACAAAATTCGTGCATTTTTAAAGAAAAAACTTTACTATGCAGGAATTAGCCAAATTTTAATCGAAAGAACGGCTAAAAAGCTTCGTGTAACCGTAGTTGCAGCTCGTCCTGGTATCATCATCGGCAAAAAAGGCCAAGATGTTGAAAACCTAAAGAACGAAGTTAGTAAGCTTATCGGCAAAGAAGTAAATGTAAATATCAAAGAAGAAAGAAAAGCTCAAGCTTCAGCTCAACTTGCTGCTGAAAACGTAGCTATGCAACTTGAAAAGCGTGTCGCATTTAGACGTGCTATGAAAAAAGTTATCCAAGGTGCTCAAAAATCAGGCGCTAAAGGTATCAAAATTTCAGTTGCTGGTCGTTTAGGTGGCGCTGAGATGGCAAGAACCGAGTGGTATCTAGAAGGTCGCGTTCCGCTTCATACTCTTAGAGCAAAGATAGATTACGGTGTAGCTGAGGCTCATACGACTTATGGAAACATAGGTATTAAAGTATGGATTTTTAAAGGTGAGGTTCTTCAAAAAGGTGTTCAGCCTGAGAAAACTGAAGAAGAGGCGCCTAAGAAAACACGTAGAGCAAGAAGAGGTAAATAA
- the rplP gene encoding 50S ribosomal protein L16 — MLMPKRTKFRKQMKGRNRGYATRGASLATGEFALKAVEAGRINSRQIEAARQALTRHVKRQAKIWIRVFPDKPLTKKPLQTRMGKGKAGVEEWVMNIKPGRIIFEMAGVSEELAREALTLALHKLPFKSKFVTRESENEIY, encoded by the coding sequence ATGTTGATGCCTAAAAGAACGAAATTTCGTAAGCAAATGAAAGGTCGCAACCGTGGTTATGCGACTCGTGGAGCATCTTTAGCAACTGGCGAATTTGCACTTAAGGCTGTTGAAGCTGGTAGAATAAATTCACGCCAAATAGAAGCTGCTCGTCAAGCTCTAACTCGTCACGTAAAAAGACAGGCTAAAATTTGGATTAGGGTTTTCCCTGATAAGCCACTTACTAAAAAACCTCTACAAACTCGTATGGGTAAAGGTAAGGCTGGAGTTGAAGAGTGGGTTATGAATATCAAACCTGGTCGTATAATATTTGAAATGGCTGGTGTTAGCGAAGAGTTAGCTCGTGAAGCTTTAACTTTGGCTCTACACAAACTTCCTTTCAAATCAAAATTTGTAACGCGAGAGAGTGAAAATGAAATATACTGA
- the rpmC gene encoding 50S ribosomal protein L29 — MKYTELKDKSVAELNALLKEKKVLLFTLKQKLKTMQLSNPNEISAVRKEIAQINTAISATRQGA; from the coding sequence ATGAAATATACTGAGTTAAAAGATAAGAGCGTTGCAGAATTAAACGCGTTGCTAAAAGAGAAAAAGGTGCTTTTATTTACACTTAAACAAAAGCTAAAAACTATGCAGTTAAGCAACCCTAATGAGATTAGTGCTGTTCGCAAAGAGATAGCTCAGATCAACACTGCAATTAGTGCAACAAGACAAGGGGCGTAA
- the rpsQ gene encoding 30S ribosomal protein S17, producing the protein MALKREIQGVVLQKAGDKTATILVERRVMHPRYHKFVKRFKKYLVHDEKNETRAGDTVVAIECRPLSARKNFRLKAVLAKGVE; encoded by the coding sequence ATGGCATTAAAAAGAGAAATTCAAGGTGTTGTTTTACAAAAAGCTGGAGATAAAACAGCTACTATTTTGGTAGAAAGACGCGTTATGCATCCAAGATACCATAAATTTGTAAAACGCTTTAAAAAGTATTTGGTTCATGATGAGAAAAATGAGACAAGAGCAGGCGATACAGTTGTTGCGATTGAGTGCAGACCACTTTCAGCTCGCAAGAATTTTCGCTTAAAAGCTGTATTAGCAAAGGGAGTTGAGTAA